CAATACTCATATCTCAATACTCATATCTCAATACTCATATCTCAATACTCATATCTCAATACTCATATCTCAATACCCATATCTCAATACCCATATCTCTTCTATTACCTTATTTCTTTTCCTTTGTTTTTTGTAGCAGATGTTCTCGTAGCTTATAAAGCATCTTTTGGATTTCATCCAGCTTATGTAGCAGCTGCTCATTCTCTTCTTCCGATAGGTATGCCAAGTCTTTACAAAGTAGCAGTAAAGTTTCAACCTCAAAAGAGGAACCGTTCGACATATCTATGAATCGCATAAAGTCATTAGGAGTACTTCTTCCTGCACCTTCGGCAATGTTAGCTTCAATCGAAACTGACGCTCTTCTCAGCTGATTTGTAATGCCAAAAACTTCCTCCTTAGGGAACTTTCTTGTGGTTGTGTAAATCTCCAAAACAAATGCATGGGATTTTTGCCAAACAACCAGCTCTTTAAAATTATGCATGAGATTATATTTTGGGTGTCACATAATGCGATATAGTTGTTGAGCAGAGTACAGAGTACAAGGTACAGAGTATTGAGTATAGAGTCTTGTGATGTGAGGTATGAGTACAAAGTACAGAGTGTAAGGTATTACGATGTGATATATGAATGCAAGGTACAAAGTATTGCGATTTACTCACTACCCACCACTCATTACTTTGTACTTATTTCTTTGTTCTCACTTCTCATTACCCACTTCTCTGTACTCATATCTCACTACTCTGTACTCATATCTCAAATCTCTACTTAAATCCAATTCTAAACTCGGTTATGCCATTTGCTTTTGTTTCTAGCGACATCTGATACTGATGGTTTAGCAAAATCTCTCGGATAAACATCAAACCAATACCCTGTCCGTTGGGCTTGGTGGAGAAGAAGGGCGTAAATAGCAAGCTCTGCTCCTCGGGGGCAATTCCCTTTCCATTATCCTCTACCGTTAGGGCTAACGGGTTGCTGGTAATCTTTACGACTATTTGTCCATCCCTTCCTATCGATTCCATGCTGTTTTTTACAATATTGATAAGCACCTGCTCCATTTGAATGATATCAGCATTGATGGTGGGAGCGGGAGTGGGTAGGTCTATTGTAAACTTGATGTTTCGCTTATGGCATTCGGCCTCTAGCGGCAGCCGTACCGCATCGATAAGCATCTGAAGCGACACCTCCTTACGCGCAGGGTCTGGAATCTTCACCACCTCCGAAAAGTTGGACATCAGGCGGCTTAGGTTGCTTCCCCGCTCGGTGGCTATGTCTATAACGTTGCAAAAATCTTCGCTGTAGGCTAGGTCAGACTGCCGGAGGTTATCGGCAAGCAGGTTAAGCATCGAGTTGGTTGCCCCAATAGCGTTGTTAACCTCGTGAGACATCACCCGTATCACCTTTTCGTAAGCCTTCTTTTCGGTACGTATTAGCTCGTGGGTTAGCTCCTCTACCAGAATAAACGGATGCTGAAATCCCCTGTCGATAAAGTAGGAGCGGGTGCACTTGTACACATGCAGCCCGCTTAGGCGGACAATCTTATGCTCGTTGGGCTTAAGCGTGGCCATTTCGGCCGCCAGCGGATGGTCTATTTCGGCCAGCAGCCTGCCAGTGGTCTCAGACCCCACAAAAAGGCGCTGGGCCGAGGGGTTTAGGCTGCTAATGCGCTGGTCGAAGTCGAGGGTAATAACCCCAAGCGGCGAGGCGTTGATAAGCAGATCTAAAAAGTAGTGCTGCTCGCGTACGCGTAGCCGCTCCTCCTTAAGCTGTCCCATCATCTTGTTGAATACCCCAATGAGCTTGTCGATGTCGGGCTGGCCGATGGCGGTAAGGCGCGAGCTGAAGTCCTGCTCCTTGATAAGGTCGCTACCGCTGGCTATGATGTTAATGGGCCGTATAATAAGGCGGTAGAAGTAGATTAGCCCCACAAAGAGCAGTATAAGTAGTAGCTGGGAGAGCAGCAGCATGCGCGGATTTTTCAAAAAACCGTATATCAGAACAACCGCAAGGGCAAGGTAGAAGGTGCCGGCAATTAGCCAAAAGCTATACTTTATTTTCATCGTATGCGCATAGTTTTTTACCCGGCTAATGTACAGATTTTAGCACGATAAGCTTATGCTGCTGCTCCCCAAAAGAAAGGTGTTGCTTGTAGTACCTGTTGGATATTTTTTGAGCAGCTGTTGGCAGCGTTTAGGGTGGAGGAATTGCTATTTAGCCGAAAATATGGAGCATTTAGCTTCTTAAATGGAACAAGTGACTTGTCATTTGTAGTAAATGACTATTTAAATGGAACAAGTGACTTGTCATTTGAAGTAAGTGACTATTCATCTGTAACAAGTGACTTGTCATCTGTAGCAAGTGACTATTCATTTGTAACAAGTGACATGTCATTTATAGTAAATGACTATTTAAATGAAACAAGTGACTATTCACTTATAGTAAATGACTATTCATTTATAACGAGTGACTATTCATTTACTCCATATTTAGGTTTAAGTGTTAACTGTGATGTGTTGTTAATGTGTTGATATATAGTGTTTGTGGTTTAAATAGAGTGTGGTATTTGATTTTTATTTTGAAATTGGGAAAAAAAGTAGCTAAAAAATAAACATTTATCCCTACCTCCATTGTTTACTATGTGTTGCTATTTCAATAACAGTAAATGCTGTTGTAGTAAATAGTTGGAATCTAGCATTTATTATTCATGTACGATAGTTCCAGCTGGTTTCTATTACAGCTAGTATTAATGCTCAAATATTTTTAACTATGAGCACTATTCAAATTGTTACTAACTATAAACAAGTACCAGATAGTAGCATGATACTACTGGTAGAGGGTATAGTACAACGTTTGACAGGTAACCCGTATTTTAATATTCCTCCCGAGAGGTTGGTAGTATTTAATACCTTAAAAGATGACTTTCAGGTAAACCTAGGTAAAAGTCAGGGTGGTTCTAAAGTTGATACCTTAAATAAAAACAGGTCTAAGCTTAATCTTGCCCTCTTTATGGAGGATTTAGCGTTAGATTTGAACATACAGGTAAAAGGCGATAGAGAAAAGTTGGCTACCACTGGTTTTACGTTGGTAAAGGAACCAGAGCGTCATAAGCAACCAGGAAAACCTACCGGTTTTGCTATTAGCTACGGCGTTAGCTCTGGAGAGGTGGTTCTTTCTGTTGATTCTTGTAGCGATTCTAAATTTTACCTTTTTTGTTATACGATAGATCCACCAGCAGAAGCTCACCCTTCTAACTGGAAATCTGTTGCATCAACTAGCCGTAAGGTGTTGGTAGAAGGGTTAACTAGAGGTGCTGAGTACCAGTTTTGTTGTGCGTACCAAGGTACCGATGGTAAACCTATTTATTGCGACCCGGTAAAGGTTCTAATGCTGTAAGCAAATAATTAAGTAAAATAGCAACACAACGTAAAAACCCCAACCGAAAGGTTGGGGTTTTTGGTTTTGATGATATATTAACACATTTGTATTTATTTATATATTTGGGTTGTTGTTGTATTGCACTTAAATATAGTTCCTATGCACGTACTAATTCTTACTCTAATTATTCTTTCCGTAATTCTATGGGGTTGGGCCCTTTACGATATCAATATATCAAGATTAAGAGGGGATAGGCTACAACCCTTATGGCTTATGCTTATTGTGGTATTCCCATCTATTGGTCCTTTAATTTACTTTAGGGTAAAGAGGAGCAGGAGATTCATAAGAGGCGATATACGTTGAAGTTAAGAATGGTTGCTTCTAGGCTCTAATGACATTCTATTCTTTGCATTAAAAAACCTAACAAATACTACGGATAAATGAAAAAACAAATTGCATTACTTGGGATTATTGCCACCCTGTTTGGGTGTGAGAAGGATGATACATCAGACTCCACACCTATCTTACAGAATTGTGCGGTAGAGTACTTAGATTTTAAGGATGAGATGCGCTACGGTGCGGTAAATGGCATTCTTATTCCTGCTGATTCGCGTACGCTAAACTTTGTAGTGGAGAAGGGGCGTTACGTGAAGGTACAGGGAGGTGTTGTTGCTATGGCTGCAGGCACTAGTTTTAGCTGGGCTTTCAATACAGGATGTTATGAAACGCTTACCTACGAAGGTAGTAGCGTTAAGGTGTTTTCCTCTTCGGAGCTAACCTTTTATGCAAAGGATAACCCTAAGAATCC
The sequence above is a segment of the Alistipes sp. ZOR0009 genome. Coding sequences within it:
- a CDS encoding four helix bundle protein, with the protein product MHNFKELVVWQKSHAFVLEIYTTTRKFPKEEVFGITNQLRRASVSIEANIAEGAGRSTPNDFMRFIDMSNGSSFEVETLLLLCKDLAYLSEEENEQLLHKLDEIQKMLYKLREHLLQKTKEKK
- a CDS encoding sensor histidine kinase, which produces MKIKYSFWLIAGTFYLALAVVLIYGFLKNPRMLLLSQLLLILLFVGLIYFYRLIIRPINIIASGSDLIKEQDFSSRLTAIGQPDIDKLIGVFNKMMGQLKEERLRVREQHYFLDLLINASPLGVITLDFDQRISSLNPSAQRLFVGSETTGRLLAEIDHPLAAEMATLKPNEHKIVRLSGLHVYKCTRSYFIDRGFQHPFILVEELTHELIRTEKKAYEKVIRVMSHEVNNAIGATNSMLNLLADNLRQSDLAYSEDFCNVIDIATERGSNLSRLMSNFSEVVKIPDPARKEVSLQMLIDAVRLPLEAECHKRNIKFTIDLPTPAPTINADIIQMEQVLINIVKNSMESIGRDGQIVVKITSNPLALTVEDNGKGIAPEEQSLLFTPFFSTKPNGQGIGLMFIREILLNHQYQMSLETKANGITEFRIGFK